A single genomic interval of Microbacterium oleivorans harbors:
- a CDS encoding TetR/AcrR family transcriptional regulator, whose product MTSDAEGHSRGPYAKSAARRAEIIASATLVFGTHGYRGGSLRQIAKQLDLGLTTVMHHFPTKASLLAAVLEQEDAADTDFSARSERDGFIASVLAIVERNLGRRELVRMFSIVSAEATHPDHEAHAWLLERYRAVTATYTDAIAADRDRGRLRAGDDPRALADLVVSGWEGIQIRWLTDDTDPVAAMRLLLTRLLEPAPPGSHPWPD is encoded by the coding sequence ATGACATCCGACGCCGAGGGCCACAGCCGCGGCCCCTACGCCAAGAGCGCCGCGCGGCGGGCCGAGATCATCGCATCGGCGACGCTCGTCTTCGGCACGCACGGGTACCGCGGCGGATCGCTGCGTCAGATCGCGAAGCAGCTCGATCTGGGACTGACGACGGTCATGCACCACTTCCCCACGAAGGCCTCGCTGCTGGCTGCCGTGCTCGAGCAGGAGGATGCCGCCGACACAGACTTCTCGGCGCGCTCGGAGCGGGACGGCTTCATCGCGAGCGTGCTCGCGATCGTCGAGCGCAATCTCGGCCGGCGCGAACTCGTCCGCATGTTCTCGATCGTCTCGGCCGAGGCGACCCACCCCGATCACGAAGCACACGCCTGGCTGCTGGAGCGCTACCGCGCCGTCACCGCCACCTACACCGACGCGATCGCCGCCGACCGCGACCGCGGCCGCCTGCGCGCCGGCGACGACCCGCGCGCCCTCGCCGACCTGGTCGTGAGCGGCTGGGAGGGCATCCAGATCCGCTGGCTCACCGACGACACCGATCCGGTCGCGGCGATGCGGCTGCTCCTCACCCGCCTGCTCGAACCCGCTCCCCCGGGTTCGCACCCCTGGCCCGACTAG
- a CDS encoding sugar kinase: MDAAWWPSRVSVTSWRSHACSMVDDRRDDPLGERVVRELRAEGVEVGVRVDPGAPTGLMLKERPTAATTAVHYYRAGSAGSRLAAGDIPAGRIEEAALLHVTGITPLLSSTAADTVREAVARARAAGVPVSFDVNYRSALAASVVAAPLLREIAESADIVFGGTAELELISGTDADTAAVALRAAGVAEVVIKRGADGATAHVGSEVVDTPGFAIDPVDTAGAEGSVVEALRRGNTCGAIACLGPGDWEASPTHADLDRFHAVGADPVRR; encoded by the coding sequence ATGGATGCCGCCTGGTGGCCGAGCCGGGTCAGCGTCACCTCGTGGCGGTCGCACGCCTGCTCGATGGTCGATGATCGGCGCGACGACCCCCTGGGCGAGCGCGTCGTGCGCGAGCTCCGCGCCGAGGGCGTCGAGGTCGGCGTGCGCGTCGATCCGGGCGCACCCACGGGTCTCATGCTGAAAGAGCGACCGACGGCGGCGACGACGGCCGTCCATTACTACCGTGCCGGCTCGGCGGGCTCCCGTCTGGCGGCGGGAGACATCCCCGCGGGCCGCATCGAGGAAGCGGCGCTCCTGCACGTGACCGGGATCACGCCGCTGCTGTCGTCGACCGCCGCCGACACCGTGCGCGAGGCGGTGGCGCGTGCTCGCGCAGCGGGTGTGCCCGTGAGCTTCGACGTCAACTACCGTTCGGCGCTGGCCGCATCCGTCGTCGCGGCGCCGCTGCTGCGCGAGATCGCCGAGAGCGCCGACATCGTCTTCGGCGGGACGGCCGAACTCGAACTGATCTCGGGAACGGATGCCGACACCGCCGCGGTGGCGCTGCGCGCCGCTGGGGTCGCCGAGGTCGTCATCAAGCGCGGGGCCGACGGCGCCACCGCGCACGTCGGCAGCGAGGTCGTCGATACTCCCGGCTTCGCGATCGACCCGGTCGACACCGCCGGCGCGGAGGGCTCGGTCGTCGAGGCGCTGCGCCGCGGCAACACGTGCGGCGCCATCGCCTGTCTCGGCCCCGGCGACTGGGAGGCCTCGCCGACCCACGCGGACCTCGACCGTTTCCACGCGGTCGGCGCGGATCCCGTCCGGCGCTGA
- a CDS encoding copper homeostasis protein CutC: MVAFELAIQDGAGVDVAVRTGADRIELCSALALGGLTPSAGLIERAVGAGVPVHVLIRPRAGDFDFDADGRRMIVRDVRWACDAGAAGVVVGGTRGGRIDADLVRAVVAEAEDREVTFHRALDVVADPSGALIELAQLGVRRVLTSGGADRAADGRAGLTRLVRAAAGAIEVMAGGGVTRANVASVMATGVDAIHASAKALRAGAGLALGSAGDAAREVTDEDEAATLRRLVGRAGARP, encoded by the coding sequence ATGGTCGCGTTCGAGCTGGCGATCCAGGATGGCGCCGGCGTCGACGTCGCGGTGCGCACGGGTGCCGACCGCATCGAGCTGTGCTCGGCCCTCGCCCTCGGCGGACTGACCCCCTCGGCAGGCCTGATCGAGCGGGCGGTGGGGGCCGGTGTGCCGGTGCACGTGCTGATCCGCCCGCGCGCCGGTGACTTCGACTTCGACGCCGACGGCAGGCGGATGATCGTGCGCGACGTGCGATGGGCGTGCGACGCCGGGGCCGCGGGCGTCGTCGTCGGCGGTACCCGCGGCGGCCGGATCGATGCCGACCTGGTTCGCGCGGTGGTGGCCGAGGCGGAGGACAGGGAGGTGACCTTCCACCGTGCGCTGGATGTGGTGGCGGATCCGAGCGGCGCGTTGATCGAGCTCGCGCAGCTCGGCGTTCGGCGTGTGCTCACGTCGGGCGGCGCCGACCGCGCCGCCGACGGCCGCGCCGGGCTGACCCGACTCGTGCGTGCCGCCGCGGGCGCGATCGAGGTGATGGCCGGCGGCGGGGTGACCCGCGCGAACGTCGCGAGCGTGATGGCCACGGGTGTCGATGCGATCCACGCCTCGGCGAAGGCGCTCCGCGCGGGTGCCGGACTCGCCCTCGGGTCGGCAGGCGACGCCGCTCGAGAGGTGACCGACGAGGACGAGGCGGCGACCCTGCGACGCCTGGTCGGGAGGGCGGGCGCCCGTCCGTGA
- a CDS encoding CU044_5270 family protein codes for MTLLRNTRSETEPPEAALNRGRAALLAAAAGPVQQHTSTPSRAKRARRFAIGGLSTVGAAALVAGLVLTDVVGFAGWRGGADAAAATVLEEASAAAITSIDPVVQPGQYLKVSTTGVHVASGGIGDVVASYQYASDDTLYRPADSSDDWVWVRGPQSIAATFGPASEEMANAWWDAVSSSSDSFEAGDLLRAPGGTFYGGDAGAGFADLGQLPRDPYRLLNYIYRVTLGAGPSPDTEALVYMADRLRIGNVPADLRAAMYKAAAMIPGVTFVSGEATLDGRTGVAIGRVEDAWGTRVDIIIDPDTGTFIGDREVLLRDQDGIPAGTALRWTSVTSSVVDKAPEGGSVCGKMTINPETGQC; via the coding sequence TTGACGCTGCTGCGCAACACGCGTAGCGAGACCGAACCCCCGGAAGCGGCGCTGAATCGGGGGAGGGCGGCGCTGCTGGCCGCAGCCGCCGGCCCTGTTCAGCAGCACACCAGCACGCCGAGTCGAGCGAAACGCGCCCGGCGTTTCGCGATCGGCGGACTGAGCACGGTCGGCGCCGCGGCACTGGTGGCGGGGCTCGTGCTGACGGACGTGGTCGGGTTCGCGGGGTGGCGCGGGGGCGCGGATGCTGCTGCCGCGACCGTCCTTGAGGAGGCGAGCGCCGCCGCGATCACCTCGATCGATCCCGTGGTGCAGCCCGGCCAGTACTTGAAGGTGAGTACGACGGGAGTGCATGTCGCAAGCGGCGGCATCGGTGATGTCGTGGCGTCGTACCAATATGCGTCGGACGACACCCTCTACCGCCCCGCAGATTCTTCTGATGACTGGGTGTGGGTGCGCGGTCCGCAGTCCATCGCGGCGACCTTCGGCCCGGCTTCCGAGGAGATGGCGAACGCGTGGTGGGACGCCGTCTCGTCCTCGTCGGATTCGTTCGAAGCAGGCGATCTCCTTCGGGCGCCGGGCGGAACCTTCTACGGGGGTGACGCTGGGGCGGGATTCGCCGACCTGGGTCAGCTTCCGCGCGATCCGTATCGTCTTCTCAACTACATCTACCGCGTCACCCTCGGGGCCGGCCCGTCGCCCGACACCGAGGCGCTTGTCTACATGGCCGACCGGCTGCGGATCGGGAACGTTCCTGCCGATTTGCGCGCCGCGATGTACAAGGCTGCGGCCATGATCCCGGGCGTCACGTTCGTCAGCGGTGAGGCCACCCTCGACGGCCGCACGGGGGTTGCGATCGGCCGCGTCGAGGACGCGTGGGGCACTCGGGTGGACATCATCATCGACCCCGATACCGGCACATTCATCGGCGATCGCGAGGTTCTCCTCCGGGACCAGGACGGAATCCCGGCGGGAACCGCCCTGAGATGGACCAGCGTCACCTCCTCCGTCGTCGACAAGGCGCCCGAGGGCGGATCGGTATGCGGGAAGATGACCATCAACCCCGAGACCGGGCAATGCTGA
- a CDS encoding Fic/DOC family protein, with product MASPEPLDPYLIPGTAVLRNLLGITTSDELSAAEADLSFARALQLVEEPVAATNDLTELQRIHFHLFQDVYDWAGQIRTIDVRKNIPGAEFFLPHGYIEHAAALCFAELAEDGHLAGLPRVEFVRKLAYHYEKINYIHPFREGNGRMQRIYWNRVALAAGWQLDWRTVHGEENHSAARAGSDQQDLGPLISMFDKIVTTPDASRTEDWADDEIRRLSIAPTDE from the coding sequence ATGGCCTCTCCTGAACCGCTCGACCCGTACCTCATCCCGGGAACCGCCGTCCTCCGTAACCTCCTGGGGATCACGACTTCTGACGAGCTGTCCGCGGCCGAAGCCGACCTCTCCTTCGCCCGCGCACTGCAACTCGTCGAAGAGCCGGTCGCGGCGACGAACGACCTGACCGAGCTGCAGCGCATCCACTTCCACCTCTTCCAAGACGTCTACGACTGGGCCGGACAGATCCGCACGATCGACGTGCGCAAGAACATCCCCGGCGCGGAGTTCTTCCTCCCCCACGGCTACATCGAGCATGCCGCGGCACTCTGTTTCGCCGAGCTCGCCGAAGACGGCCACCTCGCAGGGCTCCCCCGCGTCGAGTTCGTCCGCAAACTCGCGTACCACTACGAGAAGATCAACTACATTCACCCGTTCCGGGAAGGGAACGGTCGGATGCAACGCATCTATTGGAATCGCGTCGCCCTCGCCGCCGGATGGCAACTCGACTGGCGAACCGTCCACGGCGAAGAAAACCACTCCGCCGCCCGCGCCGGCTCCGACCAACAGGACCTCGGCCCCCTCATCAGCATGTTCGACAAGATCGTCACCACCCCAGATGCCTCCCGCACCGAGGATTGGGCCGACGACGAGATCAGACGACTCTCGATCGCGCCGACGGACGAGTAG
- a CDS encoding beta-galactosidase → MATDDTTYRWVKDGSLGAGRMRYGADYNPEQWPREVWDEDVRLMREAGVNIVSLGIFSWALLEPRPGEWDFGWLDEIMGLLHENGIDVDLATATASPPPWLAKRHPEILPQTIDGTTLWPGARQHWRPTSPIFREHALRLTRALAERYADHPALVAWHISNELGCHNLYDFSDDAARAFRLWLQEHYPTLDALNEAWGTAFWSQHYGEWDEILPPRTAPTQRNPGQQLDFERFSSDAVRDHLRAENAVLAEVTPGVPRTTNFMVAQNVRDIDYASWVDDVDFVSNDHYLRPGEIGRDDLSFWANLTGNLAGGRPWFLMEHATSAVNWRAVNPPKRPGELVRDALTHVGHGADAVCYFQWRQSRAGGERYHSGMVPHAGADSRVFRDVVDLGAQLQALATVTGSRREKARVALVFDYESWWVSGRDSHPSERPAYDDETLQWYRALLDLGVRVDVVPVAADLGAYEVVLAPMLHVVPASTRDRLVAFVAAGGHLVTTYFSGVVDEHDRVWLGGYPGALRDLLGVTVEEFVPLLPGETGALSSGAVVRDWSERISRVEPDVEVVAAYRGGDLDGAPAITRRRVGVNGGSATYVSASIGREGAGDVLRGLAGDIRALAADALAVGGDLDVIVRADADARYVFLANRTDDEVTVSAAGDLLAGPAARGSSDTLTIAPRGVAVIAQASAAGSA, encoded by the coding sequence ATGGCAACGGACGACACGACGTATCGCTGGGTGAAGGACGGATCACTGGGAGCGGGTCGGATGCGCTACGGCGCCGACTACAACCCCGAGCAGTGGCCGCGCGAGGTCTGGGACGAGGACGTCCGGCTCATGCGCGAGGCGGGCGTGAACATCGTCTCGCTGGGCATCTTCTCGTGGGCGCTGCTCGAGCCGCGCCCGGGCGAGTGGGACTTCGGCTGGCTCGACGAGATCATGGGTCTGCTGCACGAGAACGGCATCGACGTCGACCTCGCCACGGCCACGGCCTCGCCGCCGCCGTGGTTGGCCAAGCGCCACCCCGAGATCCTGCCGCAGACGATCGACGGCACCACCCTCTGGCCGGGCGCCCGCCAGCACTGGCGGCCCACCTCGCCCATCTTCCGCGAGCACGCCCTGCGGCTGACGCGCGCGCTCGCCGAGCGGTACGCCGACCACCCCGCACTCGTCGCGTGGCACATCTCCAATGAGCTCGGATGCCACAATCTCTACGACTTCTCCGACGACGCCGCGCGGGCCTTCCGGCTCTGGCTGCAGGAGCACTACCCGACCCTCGACGCGCTGAACGAGGCCTGGGGAACGGCGTTCTGGTCGCAGCACTACGGGGAGTGGGACGAGATCCTGCCGCCGCGCACCGCGCCCACGCAGCGCAACCCCGGCCAGCAGCTCGACTTCGAGCGGTTCTCCTCGGATGCCGTGCGCGACCACCTGCGCGCCGAGAACGCCGTCCTCGCCGAGGTGACCCCCGGCGTGCCCCGCACGACGAACTTCATGGTCGCCCAGAACGTCCGCGACATCGACTACGCGTCGTGGGTCGACGACGTCGACTTCGTCTCGAACGACCATTACCTGCGCCCGGGTGAGATCGGCCGCGACGACCTGTCGTTCTGGGCGAACCTGACCGGCAACCTCGCGGGCGGACGGCCGTGGTTCCTGATGGAGCATGCGACGAGCGCCGTGAACTGGCGCGCCGTCAACCCGCCCAAGCGCCCGGGCGAGCTCGTCCGTGATGCGCTGACGCACGTCGGGCACGGTGCGGACGCGGTCTGCTACTTCCAATGGCGCCAGTCGCGCGCCGGCGGCGAGCGCTACCACTCCGGCATGGTGCCGCACGCGGGCGCCGACAGTCGGGTGTTCCGCGACGTGGTCGATCTGGGCGCCCAGCTCCAGGCGCTCGCGACGGTGACGGGGAGTCGCCGCGAGAAGGCGCGCGTCGCGCTCGTGTTCGACTACGAGTCGTGGTGGGTGAGCGGGCGCGACTCGCACCCCTCCGAGCGTCCGGCCTACGACGACGAGACACTGCAGTGGTATCGCGCCCTCCTCGACCTCGGCGTCCGTGTCGACGTCGTTCCGGTCGCGGCCGATCTCGGCGCGTACGAGGTCGTGCTGGCTCCCATGCTCCATGTCGTCCCGGCGTCGACGCGCGACCGCCTCGTCGCGTTCGTCGCGGCGGGAGGCCACCTCGTCACGACGTACTTCTCGGGCGTCGTCGACGAGCACGACCGGGTGTGGCTCGGCGGCTATCCGGGTGCCCTCCGCGACCTGCTCGGCGTCACGGTGGAGGAGTTCGTGCCGCTGCTCCCGGGGGAGACGGGCGCCCTGTCGTCGGGCGCCGTGGTGCGCGACTGGAGCGAGCGGATCTCGCGTGTCGAGCCGGATGTCGAGGTCGTCGCGGCCTACCGCGGGGGCGACCTCGACGGTGCGCCCGCGATCACGCGACGCCGCGTCGGCGTCAACGGCGGCAGTGCGACGTACGTGTCGGCGTCGATCGGGCGCGAGGGCGCCGGGGACGTGTTGCGCGGGCTCGCGGGCGACATCCGTGCGCTCGCCGCCGACGCGCTCGCCGTCGGGGGCGACCTCGACGTCATCGTGCGCGCGGACGCCGATGCCCGGTACGTCTTCCTCGCCAACCGGACGGACGACGAGGTGACCGTCTCGGCGGCTGGGGATCTGCTCGCCGGACCCGCCGCGCGCGGTTCGTCGGACACGCTCACGATCGCGCCGCGCGGCGTCGCGGTGATCGCTCAGGCATCGGCGGCCGGTTCGGCGTGA
- a CDS encoding sugar nucleotide-binding protein, giving the protein MTPGRTLLVGSGKVGTRLGERLVAAGGEVVAIRRTAAGIRPTFTPLVADLAAPLDTPLPAVDAMVVTLPPGDDPRFYRDVLARLADALPAAPARAVFVSSTRVFEGWDVGRPLDEDDEPRPDSERGEQLVDGERAAVELFDAVVVRPAGIYGPGRERLIRQVLAGEAVDYDRRTNRIHEVDLVRAIELLLSADEPPALLHGVDRRPATLGEVVAFIADRLGVDAPPRAEPRPGADRGKVLDGSRLAALVGELEFPTFAEGYGRMIADRP; this is encoded by the coding sequence ATGACACCTGGACGCACGCTTCTGGTCGGATCGGGCAAGGTCGGCACGCGCCTCGGCGAGCGGCTCGTCGCCGCCGGGGGCGAGGTCGTCGCGATCCGACGCACCGCCGCCGGCATCCGTCCCACGTTCACCCCCCTCGTCGCCGATCTGGCGGCACCGCTCGACACGCCGCTGCCCGCCGTCGACGCCATGGTCGTGACGCTGCCCCCCGGCGACGATCCGCGCTTCTACCGCGACGTCCTGGCCCGTCTCGCCGATGCCCTGCCCGCCGCGCCGGCGCGCGCCGTGTTCGTCTCGTCGACCCGCGTGTTCGAGGGATGGGATGTCGGCCGCCCCCTCGACGAGGACGACGAGCCCCGACCCGACAGCGAGCGCGGCGAGCAGCTGGTCGACGGCGAGCGGGCGGCGGTGGAGCTGTTCGACGCCGTCGTGGTCCGCCCCGCCGGCATCTACGGTCCCGGGCGCGAGCGGCTGATCCGGCAGGTGCTGGCGGGCGAGGCGGTGGACTACGACCGACGCACCAACCGGATCCACGAGGTCGATCTCGTGCGCGCGATCGAGCTGCTGCTCTCGGCCGACGAGCCGCCGGCGCTGCTCCACGGCGTCGACCGTCGTCCGGCCACCCTCGGCGAGGTGGTCGCCTTCATCGCCGACCGGCTCGGCGTGGATGCCCCGCCGCGCGCGGAGCCGCGACCCGGCGCCGACCGCGGCAAGGTCCTCGACGGGTCTCGGTTGGCGGCGCTCGTCGGCGAGCTGGAGTTCCCGACCTTCGCCGAGGGCTACGGACGCATGATCGCCGATCGGCCCTGA
- a CDS encoding glycosyltransferase: MTRRRQGVALPGNRWDLLDGRWPDEAPAVSVIVAHYRQPAQLALTLAALRLQDHPADRLQIIVADDGSPEPPAVPGDVELVRHDDRGFRLAAVRNLGAAAAHGDVLIFLDADTTPEPAFVRELSRLPALAPDCVTVGRRRHAHLAGVAADRLAVDAAQRALPEPSWLAEEYRRSENLLHAGDRSYRHVIGAVIACSREMFDATGGFDESFTTYGGEDWEWTYRAWLRGALLAHVPDAVAWHDGPDAAGRDEGAVARRNAETLRLSDLIPVSGSAPRGVRPAHADIAIVPPAGTSAGQRFLAVDSTIAALGASAVRAGVQPGPDDEDAGAAFDRVRVVVELLRPIRVAADTDVLSSAVARLERERLGEITLTTPAGDPLVRVASTRARARAERWRRSDLFATASVPTTAILPVTDEPDLAAYLGGWG; encoded by the coding sequence ATGACCCGGCGCCGACAGGGCGTGGCGCTGCCCGGCAACCGGTGGGACCTCCTCGACGGCCGCTGGCCCGATGAGGCCCCCGCGGTCTCGGTGATCGTCGCCCACTACCGTCAGCCCGCGCAGCTCGCCCTCACCCTCGCCGCGCTCCGGCTGCAGGACCACCCCGCGGACCGGCTGCAGATCATCGTGGCGGACGACGGGTCGCCCGAGCCCCCGGCCGTGCCCGGCGACGTCGAACTGGTCCGGCACGACGACCGCGGGTTCCGTCTCGCCGCGGTGCGCAACCTCGGCGCCGCGGCGGCGCACGGCGACGTGCTGATCTTCCTCGATGCCGACACGACACCCGAGCCCGCCTTCGTCCGCGAGCTGTCCCGTCTGCCCGCCCTCGCGCCCGACTGCGTCACCGTCGGTCGGCGCCGCCACGCCCACCTCGCCGGGGTGGCGGCGGACCGGCTCGCCGTCGACGCCGCGCAGCGGGCGCTGCCCGAACCGTCCTGGCTCGCCGAGGAGTACCGGCGCAGCGAGAATCTGCTCCACGCCGGCGATCGCAGCTACCGCCACGTGATCGGCGCGGTGATCGCCTGCTCGCGCGAGATGTTCGACGCGACGGGCGGCTTCGACGAGTCGTTCACGACGTACGGCGGCGAGGATTGGGAGTGGACGTACCGAGCCTGGCTGCGCGGCGCGCTGCTCGCCCACGTGCCGGACGCCGTCGCCTGGCACGACGGACCCGACGCCGCGGGACGCGACGAGGGTGCCGTCGCGCGGCGCAACGCCGAGACGCTCCGGCTGAGCGACCTCATCCCGGTGTCCGGCTCCGCCCCGCGGGGTGTGCGACCCGCGCATGCCGACATCGCGATCGTCCCCCCGGCGGGCACCAGCGCGGGACAGCGGTTCCTCGCGGTCGACAGCACGATCGCCGCGCTGGGCGCATCGGCGGTGCGGGCGGGCGTGCAGCCCGGCCCGGACGACGAGGACGCCGGTGCCGCGTTCGATCGCGTGCGGGTCGTCGTCGAGCTGCTGCGACCGATCCGTGTGGCGGCCGACACCGACGTCCTCTCGTCGGCGGTCGCACGTCTGGAACGCGAACGGCTGGGCGAGATCACCCTCACCACGCCCGCCGGCGATCCCCTCGTGCGGGTCGCCTCGACGCGGGCTCGGGCCCGGGCCGAGCGCTGGCGACGGTCGGACCTCTTCGCGACGGCGTCGGTGCCGACGACGGCCATCCTCCCCGTCACCGACGAGCCGGATCTCGCCGCCTACCTGGGCGGGTGGGGCTGA
- a CDS encoding LCP family protein: MSARSDAKATRRRRPVARHGELRSPNPFMQMLAVFGVMVAVVAVSGIAVGAFAVWDAARSVSDNSIALEGDDVGQLPPSIGEIEGGVNMLIAGTDSCEGQDLALFPRCGVDDDGLERNDVTMLLHISDEPRRVTVVSFPRDMIVPIPSCPDGQGGRHAAMSAQMINSSYGYGGLPCTVLTVEELTGIDIQFAASIRWTGVINMSDAIGGVDVCVSQDISDRHTGLDLTAGTHTLVGAEALQFLRIRHGIGDGSDLARISNQQQFMSSMVRKLQSDAVLANPQALFSIATTALQQVNSQQLQLSESLASPTRMVQIAMAVKDVPFSDINFLQYPTTYASDGLRVLPNTTSADVLFQALAENRAIQLTGDASQGYGVEVIGEAEQPAAPAPGESAAPEGETPDPNATQAPETPTEYVELPSDISGSSAAQVTCTVAEQ, from the coding sequence GTGAGCGCACGTTCCGATGCGAAGGCGACCCGCCGACGCCGTCCCGTCGCGCGACATGGCGAACTGCGCTCGCCGAATCCCTTCATGCAGATGCTCGCGGTCTTCGGCGTGATGGTCGCCGTCGTCGCCGTCAGCGGCATCGCGGTGGGGGCGTTCGCCGTCTGGGATGCCGCTCGCTCCGTGTCCGACAACAGCATCGCCCTCGAGGGCGACGATGTCGGCCAGCTGCCGCCGTCCATCGGCGAGATCGAGGGCGGTGTGAACATGCTCATCGCCGGCACCGACTCGTGCGAGGGACAGGATCTCGCGCTCTTCCCGCGCTGCGGCGTCGACGACGACGGGCTCGAGCGCAACGACGTCACGATGCTGCTGCACATCAGCGACGAGCCGCGGCGCGTGACGGTCGTCTCGTTCCCCCGCGACATGATCGTGCCGATCCCCTCGTGCCCCGACGGCCAGGGCGGGCGGCACGCGGCGATGAGCGCGCAGATGATCAACTCGTCGTATGGCTACGGCGGTCTGCCGTGCACCGTGCTCACCGTCGAGGAGCTCACGGGGATCGACATCCAGTTCGCGGCGTCCATCCGCTGGACCGGCGTCATCAACATGTCCGACGCCATCGGCGGCGTCGACGTCTGCGTCTCGCAGGACATCAGCGACCGCCACACCGGTCTGGACCTGACCGCCGGCACCCACACGCTCGTCGGTGCCGAGGCGCTGCAGTTCCTCCGCATCCGACACGGGATCGGCGACGGATCCGACCTCGCCCGCATCTCGAACCAGCAGCAGTTCATGAGCTCGATGGTCCGCAAGCTGCAGTCGGATGCCGTCCTCGCCAACCCGCAGGCCCTGTTCAGCATCGCCACGACCGCGCTCCAGCAGGTCAACAGCCAGCAGCTGCAGCTGAGCGAGTCGCTCGCGAGCCCCACCCGCATGGTGCAGATCGCCATGGCGGTCAAGGACGTCCCCTTCTCGGACATCAACTTCCTGCAGTACCCGACGACCTATGCCTCGGACGGACTCCGGGTGCTGCCGAACACGACCTCCGCCGACGTGCTGTTCCAGGCGCTCGCCGAGAACAGGGCGATTCAGCTGACCGGCGATGCGAGCCAGGGGTACGGCGTGGAGGTCATCGGCGAGGCCGAGCAGCCCGCCGCACCGGCCCCCGGCGAGAGCGCCGCGCCCGAGGGCGAGACTCCCGACCCGAACGCCACCCAGGCGCCGGAGACCCCGACCGAGTACGTCGAACTGCCGAGCGACATCTCCGGCTCGAGCGCCGCGCAGGTCACCTGCACGGTGGCGGAGCAGTAA
- a CDS encoding RNA polymerase sigma factor: MSTDNEVIERSANEPSAFALLFDRHAPAIYRYAVQRLEEGSAEDVMSETFLVAFEKRAAYDLAIVDARPWLFGIATRLMRKRVRLEARAWKGMVADLAAQLSPDMIEQAGARLDAARLTRRLASALRGLPASDRDTLLLYAWGDLDYAGISRALDVPIGTVRSRLNRARRILRTAAGTTDPDLEKEHGRVDAAAQHA; this comes from the coding sequence GTGAGCACAGACAACGAGGTGATCGAACGTTCGGCGAATGAGCCGAGTGCGTTCGCACTGCTCTTCGATCGACATGCGCCGGCGATCTACCGCTACGCGGTGCAGCGACTCGAAGAGGGCAGTGCCGAGGACGTGATGTCGGAGACGTTCCTCGTCGCCTTCGAAAAGCGAGCGGCGTACGACCTCGCGATCGTCGATGCTCGCCCCTGGCTGTTCGGGATCGCCACCCGCCTGATGCGTAAGCGTGTGCGGCTGGAAGCGCGGGCATGGAAGGGCATGGTCGCGGATCTCGCGGCGCAGCTCTCGCCCGACATGATCGAGCAGGCGGGCGCGCGGTTGGACGCGGCACGGCTCACGCGGCGCTTGGCTTCGGCGCTGCGTGGCCTGCCCGCGTCCGATCGCGACACCCTGCTGCTGTATGCCTGGGGCGACCTCGATTACGCGGGTATCTCACGCGCTCTCGACGTGCCGATCGGCACCGTCCGCTCACGACTGAACCGTGCCCGCCGCATCCTGCGGACCGCGGCCGGCACGACCGATCCCGATCTGGAGAAGGAACATGGACGAGTTGACGCTGCTGCGCAACACGCGTAG